From Sardina pilchardus chromosome 9, fSarPil1.1, whole genome shotgun sequence, a single genomic window includes:
- the sp7 gene encoding transcription factor Sp7, translating into MAASILEEEARYGSSPLAMLTATCNKFGSTSPVRDSATPGKAGNTVPGKKLYTMTTDLQAPKNGRSNDGLPDSYTASFGAGGGLLTPTGSPPPPTGGYGSEYNPFSHSFQTSSGSQDPSLLVTKAHATADCLTSVYTSLDMTHPYGSWYKAGIHPGITAAPSNATSSWWDVHPNSNWLSPAQAQQDGLQASLQPVPPQTSLSPAQLPSYGSDFTSLNPAPYPSVGLSSSSHLLPTSQHMLPQDMYKPKPVPSAGIMENPMGLKPTRGSGGYGGGGTTTGRSTCDCPNCQELERLGASAASLRKKPVHSCHIPGCGKVYGKASHLKAHLRWHTGERPFVCNWLFCGKRFTRSDELERHVRTHTREKKFTCLLCNKRFTRSDHLSKHQKTHAEASLQGKGAGGEGGEADPRVEDTSDPNGNVSVTTPGPGGTVPDATTNGEEKSNTANGVETSSGLLEI; encoded by the exons ATGGCCGCATCGATTCTGGAG GAGGAAGCACGTTATGGCTCCAGCCCTCTGGCTATGCTAACTGCCACCTGCAATAAATTTGGAAGCACAAGCCCAGTGAGAGACTCAGCCACACCCGGCAAAGCAGGAAACACAGTGCCAGGAAAGAAGCTCTACACCATGACCACGGACCTCCAAGCGCCCAAGAATGGCCGCAGCAACGACGGCCTGCCGGACTCCTACACCGCGTCCTTCGGCGCCGGAGGGGGACTCCTGACCCCCACGGGCAGCCCGCCGCCCCCGACGGGGGGCTACGGCTCCGAGTACAACCCCTTCTCCCACTCCTTCCAGACGTCGTCCGGGTCGCAGGACCCCTCGCTGCTGGTGACCAAAGCCCACGCCACCGCCGACTGCCTGACCAGCGTCTACACCTCCCTGGACATGACGCACCCGTACGGCTCGTGGTACAAGGCGGGCATCCACCCGGGCATCACCGCGGCGCCGTCCAACGCCACCTCGTCCTGGTGGGACGTGCACCCCAACTCCAACTGGCTGAGCCCGGCGCAGGCGCAGCAGGACGGCCTGCAGGCCTCGCTCCAGCCCGTGCCGCCGCAGACCTCGCTGAGCCCGGCGCAGCTGCCCAGCTACGGCTCCGACTTCACGTCCCTCAACCCGGCGCCGTACCCCTCGGTGGGGCTCAGCTCCTCCTCGCACCTGCTGCCCACCTCCCAGCACATGCTGCCCCAGGACATGTACAAGCCCAAGCCGGTGCCCAGCGCGGGGATCATGGAGAACCCCATGGGCCTCAAACCCACCCGGGGCTCCGGCGGGTACGGCGGCGGCGGGACCACCACGGGCCGCTCGACGTGCGACTGCCCCAACTGCCAGGAGCTGGAGCGCCTGGGCGCGTCGGCCGCCTCGCTGCGCAAGAAGCCCGTGCACAGCTGCCACATCCCGGGCTGCGGCAAGGTGTACGGCAAGGCCTCGCACCTGAAGGCGCACCTGCGCTGGCACACGGGCGAGCGGCCGTTCGTCTGCAACTGGCTCTTCTGCGGCAAGCGCTTCACGCGCTCCGACGAGCTGGAGCGGCACGTGCGCACCCACACGCGCGAGAAGAAGTTCACGTGCCTGCTGTGCAACAAGCGCTTCACGCGCAGCGACCACCTCAGCAAGCACCAGAAGACCCACGCCGAGGCCAGCCTGCAGGGCAAGGGCGCCGGCGGAGAAGGGGGCGAGGCGGACCCCAGGGTGGAGGACACCTCCGACCCCAACGGCAACGTCTCCGTCACCACCCCCGGGCCCGGGGGAACGGTCCCTGACGCCACCACCAACGGCGAGGAGAAAAGCAACACGGCCAACGGCGTGGAGACGAGCAGTGGCCTGCTGGAGATCTGA